A window of Belonocnema kinseyi isolate 2016_QV_RU_SX_M_011 chromosome 9, B_treatae_v1, whole genome shotgun sequence contains these coding sequences:
- the LOC117180388 gene encoding FK506-binding protein 15 isoform X1, whose protein sequence is MSGKNQLPDLGKIFREDDDDGFLPSGGSRLASIFGSPTSKAPNNSAIQQQTLPVKKYGQNSAAQESKTEVIIAKAVHAFKLQNGQYATIGKLGIALAGNASTRSYQLILYRSKQEHISVVSITPDFSYTVQANNYSTYYDARKENWSILFENINECVEFAREVGLSRYFSRHEKSDHSLIYQDLNAPEKSVAAKEGDRLSVKCIISTEIVQPLKSNSTAELTMTVEISSDDNWERILLGSNTNLRRLLILPSSKQISLGPGYPKDRDIALEIEIIEIESSEAAEIKVPEVKPPVSSSKAAILSRMAKMGQSILPKTSISTTTDSEDTEDEVKNNRSARHKKTESTESGLSRKHVQSAQEPFDTSRNNLHKVTRSKHVLPSTHTSTVPNSQGSLIPVVYAPQWSPTQMQPQYVTVDGQAFPIAQQTIAQQIPAALDPSLNVFLAETRTQNTEIRMGMSKIADNIQKLLDKFHALELQNASSPSSEKTLENTLKMMLTVNASQMEAKNCPNLSTAKTNSNISEEVKENLMHNQLEETISAQEKDLKSLRENINSTKKGFAQLTEEKRNLEEVNLELKEKIKDLEILFKNKKQDFDNLISDKEKTEETVSDFQRRNSSLEREISQLKTDYEALESATSTKQKMVNSKNGKTKEIKLIMNKTYHSLLEQFTEESYPASFIKETIGATLRDITIQVLKNEDTEEEFSESNVETVKKVKPDDASKLSVSNDNLENREDQTKSEWQTQNRNRSTLVQIAPGFESEPPPIPPMDSSNENEWSDN, encoded by the exons ttCTAGATTAGCTTCCATATTTGGATCACCAACGAGTAAAGCACCAAATAATTCTGCCATTCAGCAACAAACTTTGCCAGTAAAAAAATATGGGCAAAACAGTGCAGCACAAGAATCGAAAACAGAAGTGATTATTGCAAAGGCAGTTCACGCTTTCAAATT acaAAATGGACAATATGCTACGATAGGAAAGCTTGGTATTGCCCTCGCAGGAAATGCTTCTACTAGATCGTATCAACTAATCCTCTACAGAAGTAAACAAGAACACATATCCGTTGTTTCAATAACACCAGATTTTTCCTACACCGTTCAAGCTAATAATTATTCGACTTATTATGACGCACGAAAAGAGAACTGGTCTATTCTTTTCGAAAACATTAACGAATGTGTAGAATTTGCGCGAGAAGTAGGATTATCCAGATACTTTTCACGCCATGAAAAGTCAGATCATTCCTTAATTTACCAAGACCTAAATGCTCCTGAGAAAAGTGTTGCAGCAAAAGAGGGAGATAGACTTTCCGTCAAGTGCATTATTAGCACAGAAATAGTACAGCCTCTGAAAAGTAATTCTACTGCAGAATTGACAATGACAGTAGAAATATCGAGCGATGACAATTGGGAGAGAATATTGTTAGGCTcgaatacaaatttaagacgGCTTTTAATTCTACCGTCTAGCAAGCAG ATTAGTTTAGGACCTGGATATCCAAAGGATAGAGATATTGctcttgaaattgaaataatagaGATAGAGAGCTCTGAAGCTGCGGAAATAAAAGTGCCTGAAGTTAAGCCTCCAGTTTCATCTAGCAAGGCCGCCATATTATCTAGAATGGCAAAAATGGGACAATCTATTCTTCCTAAAACGTCAATTTCTACGACCACTGATTCTGAAGATACAGAG GACGAGGTAAAAAATAATCGATCGGCACGACATAAAAAG ACAGAGTCAACAGAATCTGGTTTATCAAGAAAGCATGTACAATCTGCTCAGGAACCTTTCGATACATCTCGTAATAATTTGCATAAAGTTACCAGATCAAAACATGTATTGCCATCAACACATACATCCACAGTGCCTAATTCGCAAGGATCATTAATTCCAGTCGTTTATGCCCCCCAATGGTCACCAACTCAAATGCAG ccTCAGTATGTGACTGTGGATGGTCAAGCTTTTCCTATAGCACAACAAACTATTGCTCAACAAATTCCTGCTGCTTTGGATCCAAGTTTAAATGTCTTTTTGGCAGAGACAAGAACTCAAAACACGGAAATTCGCATGGGAATGTCGAAAATCGCGGATAATATTCAAAAGCTATTGGACAAG TTTCATGCTCTTGAGCTTCAGAACGCTTCATCGCCAAGCAGCGAAAAAACtctagaaaatactttaaaaatgatGCTTACGGTGAACGCATCCCAAATGGAAgcaaaaaattgtccaaatttatCTACAGCTAAAACAAATTCTAACATTTCAGAAGAggtcaaagaaaatttaatgcaTAATCAACTAGAGGAGACTATATCTGCTCaggaaaaagatttaaaatcattaagag aaaatattaatagcaCTAAGAAGGGATTTGCGCAACTTACGGAAGAAAAAAGAAACCTGGAAGAAGTGAACctggaattaaaagaaaaaataaaagacctggaaatacttttcaaaaataaaaagcaagatTTTGATAACTTAATTTCGGATAAAGAGAAAACTGAAGAGACTGTAAGCGATTTTCAAAGGAGAAATTCTTCGCTTGAAAGGGAAATTTCGCAACTTAAAACTGACTATGAAGCTTTGGAAAGTGCTACAAGTACAAAACAGAAGATGGTCAATTCT aaaaatggaAAGACTAAAGAGATCAAGTTAATCATGAACAAAACCTATCATTCTTTATTAGAGCAGTTTACCGAAGAAAGTTATCCGGCTAGTTTTATTAAAGAAACTATCGGAGCAACGTTAAgg GATATCACCATccaagttttgaaaaatgaagacACAGAGGAGGAATTTTCTGAAAGCAACGTCGAAACAGTTAAAAAGGTCAAACCGGATGATGCATCCAAATTGTCTGTTTCAAATGACAACCTTGAAAATCGAGAGGATCAAACTAAATCAGAATGGCAGACCCAAAATAGAAACCGGAGTACATTAGTTCAG ATTGCACCAGGATTTGAAAGCGAACCTCCACCGATTCCACCCATGGATTCGAGTAATGAAAATGAATGGAGTGATAACTGA
- the LOC117180388 gene encoding FK506-binding protein 15 isoform X2 encodes MSGKNQLPDLGKIFREDDDDGFLPSGGSRLASIFGSPTSKAPNNSAIQQQTLPVKKYGQNSAAQESKTEVIIAKAVHAFKLQNGQYATIGKLGIALAGNASTRSYQLILYRSKQEHISVVSITPDFSYTVQANNYSTYYDARKENWSILFENINECVEFAREVGLSRYFSRHEKSDHSLIYQDLNAPEKSVAAKEGDRLSVKCIISTEIVQPLKSNSTAELTMTVEISSDDNWERILLGSNTNLRRLLILPSSKQISLGPGYPKDRDIALEIEIIEIESSEAAEIKVPEVKPPVSSSKAAILSRMAKMGQSILPKTSISTTTDSEDTEDEVKNNRSARHKKTESTESGLSRKHVQSAQEPFDTSRNNLHKVTRSKHVLPSTHTSTVPNSQGSLIPVVYAPQWSPTQMQPQYVTVDGQAFPIAQQTIAQQIPAALDPSLNVFLAETRTQNTEIRMGMSKIADNIQKLLDKFHALELQNASSPSSEKTLENTLKMMLTVNASQMEAKNCPNLSTAKTNSNISEEVKENLMHNQLEETISAQEKDLKSLRENINSTKKGFAQLTEEKRNLEEVNLELKEKIKDLEILFKNKKQDFDNLISDKEKTEETVSDFQRRNSSLEREISQLKTDYEALESATSTKQKMVNSDITIQVLKNEDTEEEFSESNVETVKKVKPDDASKLSVSNDNLENREDQTKSEWQTQNRNRSTLVQIAPGFESEPPPIPPMDSSNENEWSDN; translated from the exons ttCTAGATTAGCTTCCATATTTGGATCACCAACGAGTAAAGCACCAAATAATTCTGCCATTCAGCAACAAACTTTGCCAGTAAAAAAATATGGGCAAAACAGTGCAGCACAAGAATCGAAAACAGAAGTGATTATTGCAAAGGCAGTTCACGCTTTCAAATT acaAAATGGACAATATGCTACGATAGGAAAGCTTGGTATTGCCCTCGCAGGAAATGCTTCTACTAGATCGTATCAACTAATCCTCTACAGAAGTAAACAAGAACACATATCCGTTGTTTCAATAACACCAGATTTTTCCTACACCGTTCAAGCTAATAATTATTCGACTTATTATGACGCACGAAAAGAGAACTGGTCTATTCTTTTCGAAAACATTAACGAATGTGTAGAATTTGCGCGAGAAGTAGGATTATCCAGATACTTTTCACGCCATGAAAAGTCAGATCATTCCTTAATTTACCAAGACCTAAATGCTCCTGAGAAAAGTGTTGCAGCAAAAGAGGGAGATAGACTTTCCGTCAAGTGCATTATTAGCACAGAAATAGTACAGCCTCTGAAAAGTAATTCTACTGCAGAATTGACAATGACAGTAGAAATATCGAGCGATGACAATTGGGAGAGAATATTGTTAGGCTcgaatacaaatttaagacgGCTTTTAATTCTACCGTCTAGCAAGCAG ATTAGTTTAGGACCTGGATATCCAAAGGATAGAGATATTGctcttgaaattgaaataatagaGATAGAGAGCTCTGAAGCTGCGGAAATAAAAGTGCCTGAAGTTAAGCCTCCAGTTTCATCTAGCAAGGCCGCCATATTATCTAGAATGGCAAAAATGGGACAATCTATTCTTCCTAAAACGTCAATTTCTACGACCACTGATTCTGAAGATACAGAG GACGAGGTAAAAAATAATCGATCGGCACGACATAAAAAG ACAGAGTCAACAGAATCTGGTTTATCAAGAAAGCATGTACAATCTGCTCAGGAACCTTTCGATACATCTCGTAATAATTTGCATAAAGTTACCAGATCAAAACATGTATTGCCATCAACACATACATCCACAGTGCCTAATTCGCAAGGATCATTAATTCCAGTCGTTTATGCCCCCCAATGGTCACCAACTCAAATGCAG ccTCAGTATGTGACTGTGGATGGTCAAGCTTTTCCTATAGCACAACAAACTATTGCTCAACAAATTCCTGCTGCTTTGGATCCAAGTTTAAATGTCTTTTTGGCAGAGACAAGAACTCAAAACACGGAAATTCGCATGGGAATGTCGAAAATCGCGGATAATATTCAAAAGCTATTGGACAAG TTTCATGCTCTTGAGCTTCAGAACGCTTCATCGCCAAGCAGCGAAAAAACtctagaaaatactttaaaaatgatGCTTACGGTGAACGCATCCCAAATGGAAgcaaaaaattgtccaaatttatCTACAGCTAAAACAAATTCTAACATTTCAGAAGAggtcaaagaaaatttaatgcaTAATCAACTAGAGGAGACTATATCTGCTCaggaaaaagatttaaaatcattaagag aaaatattaatagcaCTAAGAAGGGATTTGCGCAACTTACGGAAGAAAAAAGAAACCTGGAAGAAGTGAACctggaattaaaagaaaaaataaaagacctggaaatacttttcaaaaataaaaagcaagatTTTGATAACTTAATTTCGGATAAAGAGAAAACTGAAGAGACTGTAAGCGATTTTCAAAGGAGAAATTCTTCGCTTGAAAGGGAAATTTCGCAACTTAAAACTGACTATGAAGCTTTGGAAAGTGCTACAAGTACAAAACAGAAGATGGTCAATTCT GATATCACCATccaagttttgaaaaatgaagacACAGAGGAGGAATTTTCTGAAAGCAACGTCGAAACAGTTAAAAAGGTCAAACCGGATGATGCATCCAAATTGTCTGTTTCAAATGACAACCTTGAAAATCGAGAGGATCAAACTAAATCAGAATGGCAGACCCAAAATAGAAACCGGAGTACATTAGTTCAG ATTGCACCAGGATTTGAAAGCGAACCTCCACCGATTCCACCCATGGATTCGAGTAATGAAAATGAATGGAGTGATAACTGA